One window of Paenibacillus sp. FSL K6-3182 genomic DNA carries:
- the rimP gene encoding ribosome maturation factor RimP produces MSTSKIKAAVQEMVLPYLSSNGFELVDIEYVKEGSNYFLRIFVDKEGGIDIDDCGRISEFISEQLDKNDPITDVYFLEVSSPGAERPLRNEDEVRKAIGKHVYITTYEPISGAKEFEGLLLAFDGENAVVRTAKKEYTIPYDKVAGARLAIVF; encoded by the coding sequence TTGAGTACATCCAAAATCAAAGCCGCTGTCCAGGAAATGGTATTACCATACCTCAGCAGCAATGGATTTGAACTGGTTGATATTGAGTATGTAAAAGAAGGAAGCAATTATTTCCTTCGTATTTTCGTAGATAAAGAAGGCGGCATCGACATCGATGACTGCGGTCGTATCAGCGAATTCATAAGTGAGCAATTGGACAAAAACGATCCAATTACAGATGTTTATTTCTTGGAAGTATCTTCCCCAGGAGCAGAAAGACCGCTTCGGAATGAAGATGAAGTACGTAAAGCAATCGGTAAGCACGTTTACATAACGACATATGAACCGATTAGCGGCGCTAAAGAATTTGAGGGGCTGCTACTTGCATTTGATGGAGAAAATGCAGTCGTTCGTACAGCCAAAAAGGAATATACCATTCCTTATGATAAGGTGGCTGGCGCCAGACTCGCAATCGTGTTCTAA
- a CDS encoding bifunctional riboflavin kinase/FAD synthetase: protein MEIIPLSFPLNGLSTLSLDKPLSIAIGHFDGVHRGHQNVIRQAVNAAKESEMLSAVLTFDPHPKEVLGQGEQYYRCLTPFDAKTALFAELGVDLVFIMKFDLEFASVSPERFVNEVLRTLRAKQVVVGFDFNFGHKGSGNAETLKQLAEPDISVHIIEPLIENGVKVSSTYIREALEQGDLELAERLLGRPYEVEGIVVHGDKRGRTIGFPTANLQFNAPYIAPRLGVYAVMAWIGDTSYPGVLNYGLKPTFNKDELKPVMEAHLFDFNSDIYGEHMRLQLLSFIRSEKKFNSIAELVEQIGSDSEQAKAIHGYN from the coding sequence TTGGAAATTATTCCATTAAGTTTTCCTTTAAACGGTTTGTCCACGTTGTCGCTGGACAAACCGCTTTCCATAGCAATCGGTCATTTTGACGGGGTTCATCGTGGACATCAGAACGTGATTCGCCAAGCTGTAAATGCGGCGAAGGAATCCGAGATGCTATCAGCGGTTTTGACATTTGATCCTCATCCGAAGGAAGTTCTCGGGCAAGGTGAGCAATATTATCGTTGCCTTACGCCTTTTGATGCGAAGACAGCGTTATTTGCAGAGCTTGGCGTAGATCTTGTATTCATAATGAAGTTTGATCTTGAGTTTGCTTCAGTATCACCTGAGCGCTTCGTCAATGAGGTTCTGCGCACACTCCGTGCTAAGCAGGTCGTTGTAGGCTTTGATTTCAACTTCGGCCACAAAGGCTCAGGTAATGCAGAGACTTTGAAGCAGCTAGCAGAGCCTGATATTTCTGTTCATATCATTGAGCCTTTGATCGAGAACGGGGTAAAAGTAAGCAGTACTTATATCCGTGAAGCACTTGAGCAAGGTGATCTTGAACTGGCAGAACGATTGCTTGGCAGGCCATATGAAGTTGAAGGGATCGTTGTCCATGGGGACAAAAGAGGTCGTACGATCGGGTTCCCAACAGCAAACCTGCAATTTAATGCCCCATATATCGCGCCAAGGCTTGGCGTTTATGCGGTAATGGCTTGGATTGGTGATACCTCATACCCTGGTGTTTTAAACTATGGTTTAAAACCAACCTTTAATAAAGATGAGCTGAAACCTGTAATGGAAGCTCATTTGTTTGACTTCAACAGCGATATATACGGTGAGCATATGCGTTTGCAATTGCTATCGTTTATCCGTTCGGAGAAAAAATTTAATTCCATTGCCGAGCTTGTTGAGCAGATTGGATCTGATTCTGAGCAAGCGAAGGCGATCCATGGTTACAACTAA
- the pnp gene encoding polyribonucleotide nucleotidyltransferase, whose translation MVQRIEMMVGGRPLSIETGRLAKQANAAVTVQYGDTVVLCTVTASAGPKDLDFFPLTVNYEERLYAVGKIPGGFIKREGRPSEKAILSSRLTDRPIRPLFPEGFRNDVQVMNIVMSVDQDCSPEIAAMIGTSAALSISDVPFDGPIGGVNVGRVNGEFIINPTVEQSVETDIFVVVAGTKDAIMMVEAEANEVSEAVMLEAIMFGHDEIKKIVAKIEELQAVAGKPKMEVKLHTVNEQVNADVRAYASAGLVEAIKVEEKHARQEAIDAVNSAAVAHFEEQYIDTPELLSDVKEVLYDIVKEEVRRLISHDKVRPDGRSLDEIRPIDCDVAILPRTHGTGLFTRGQTQALSICTLGAMGDVQILDGISPEETKRFMHHYNFPPFSVGEARPLRPPGRREIGHGALGERALSKVIPSEAEFPYTIRLVSEVLESNGSSSQASICASTLAMMDAGVPIKAPVAGIAMGLIKDGDHFAILSDIQGMEDHLGDMDFKVAGTAEGVTAIQMDIKIAGINRAILEQSLEQARQGRIFILGKMLESLPTTRPNLSKYAPKILTLRINPDKIRDVIGAGGKIINKIIEETGVKIDIEQDGMVFIASSNEEMNQKAKSIIEGIVKEVVVGEIYMGTVKRVEKFGAFVEILPNKDGLVHISQLSNERVAKTEDVVNIGDQIKVKVTEIDGQGRINLSAKILMTPEASPQ comes from the coding sequence ATGGTACAACGAATTGAGATGATGGTAGGCGGAAGACCGCTATCCATTGAAACCGGCCGCCTTGCGAAGCAGGCGAATGCAGCAGTCACTGTTCAGTATGGTGATACTGTCGTATTGTGTACGGTAACAGCGTCAGCAGGTCCGAAGGATCTGGATTTCTTCCCATTGACTGTTAACTATGAAGAACGTTTGTATGCTGTTGGTAAAATTCCAGGTGGATTCATTAAACGTGAAGGCCGTCCAAGCGAGAAGGCGATTTTGTCCAGCCGACTTACGGACAGGCCTATTCGTCCGTTATTCCCAGAAGGTTTCCGGAATGACGTTCAAGTCATGAACATTGTAATGAGCGTGGATCAGGATTGTTCGCCAGAAATTGCGGCTATGATCGGTACTTCTGCTGCACTATCCATTTCTGACGTTCCTTTTGACGGTCCAATTGGCGGAGTAAACGTTGGACGTGTTAATGGCGAATTCATTATTAATCCGACGGTAGAGCAAAGCGTAGAAACGGATATTTTTGTAGTTGTCGCAGGAACGAAAGATGCGATCATGATGGTGGAAGCAGAAGCAAACGAAGTTTCTGAAGCAGTAATGCTTGAAGCGATTATGTTTGGTCATGACGAAATCAAAAAGATCGTAGCAAAAATAGAAGAGCTGCAAGCTGTAGCCGGCAAACCGAAAATGGAAGTTAAGCTACATACTGTAAATGAGCAAGTGAATGCTGATGTTCGTGCTTATGCTTCTGCTGGTTTGGTTGAAGCGATTAAGGTTGAAGAAAAGCATGCTCGTCAAGAAGCAATTGACGCAGTTAACAGCGCAGCAGTTGCTCACTTTGAAGAGCAATATATCGATACGCCTGAACTTCTCTCTGATGTTAAAGAAGTTCTTTATGACATCGTGAAGGAAGAAGTACGTCGACTTATTTCTCATGATAAAGTTCGTCCAGATGGCCGTTCGCTTGATGAAATTCGTCCAATCGATTGTGATGTGGCAATTTTGCCTCGCACACATGGAACAGGGCTGTTTACTCGTGGACAAACACAAGCACTAAGTATTTGTACGCTTGGCGCAATGGGCGACGTTCAAATTTTGGATGGCATTTCGCCTGAAGAAACAAAACGTTTCATGCATCACTATAACTTCCCGCCGTTCAGCGTTGGTGAAGCTCGTCCGCTTCGTCCGCCAGGCCGTCGTGAAATCGGGCATGGTGCTCTCGGAGAACGTGCACTTTCCAAAGTTATTCCATCTGAAGCTGAATTCCCTTACACGATTCGTCTTGTTTCGGAAGTTTTGGAATCTAACGGTTCTTCTTCACAAGCAAGCATTTGCGCAAGCACACTTGCTATGATGGATGCAGGGGTACCAATCAAAGCGCCAGTAGCTGGTATTGCTATGGGTCTCATTAAAGATGGCGATCACTTTGCAATTCTTTCTGATATTCAAGGGATGGAAGATCATCTCGGCGATATGGACTTTAAAGTTGCAGGTACAGCTGAAGGCGTTACAGCTATTCAAATGGATATCAAGATTGCCGGCATCAACCGCGCTATTTTGGAGCAATCGCTTGAACAAGCTCGCCAAGGCCGTATTTTCATCCTAGGTAAAATGCTCGAAAGCTTGCCGACTACTCGTCCAAACTTATCGAAGTATGCACCGAAAATTTTGACGCTTCGCATTAATCCGGACAAAATCCGTGATGTTATTGGCGCAGGCGGAAAAATCATCAACAAAATCATTGAAGAAACTGGCGTGAAAATCGATATCGAGCAAGACGGAATGGTATTTATCGCTTCTTCAAACGAAGAGATGAACCAAAAAGCTAAATCGATTATCGAAGGTATCGTTAAAGAAGTGGTTGTTGGTGAAATTTATATGGGTACGGTTAAGCGCGTTGAGAAGTTCGGTGCTTTTGTTGAAATTTTGCCGAACAAAGATGGACTTGTCCATATTTCTCAATTGTCGAATGAACGTGTTGCAAAAACAGAGGATGTCGTTAACATTGGCGACCAAATCAAAGTTAAAGTAACCGAAATTGACGGACAAGGCCGTATTAACTTGTCTGCCAAAATTTTGATGACGCCAGAAGCATCGCCGCAATAA
- a CDS encoding ribosomal L7Ae/L30e/S12e/Gadd45 family protein → MKQNKSLSQLGMAMRAGKLITGDEIVLKAVRNKQVHLVILAGDASDNTKKKFRDKCNTYGIQLAEAFDREQLGKAIGKPERVVIAVTDAQFGKMIASHLSHNTEVDHIGQ, encoded by the coding sequence ATGAAGCAGAATAAGAGCTTATCACAGCTTGGCATGGCAATGCGTGCCGGAAAGCTGATTACAGGCGATGAAATTGTCCTCAAAGCTGTAAGAAATAAACAAGTGCATCTCGTTATCCTTGCAGGAGATGCTTCAGACAATACGAAAAAAAAGTTTCGTGACAAATGCAACACCTACGGAATACAACTCGCCGAAGCATTCGACCGTGAGCAACTAGGAAAGGCGATTGGTAAGCCAGAACGGGTTGTAATAGCGGTAACCGATGCGCAATTCGGAAAAATGATTGCGAGTCATCTGAGCCATAATACGGAGGTGGATCATATTGGACAATAA
- the rpsO gene encoding 30S ribosomal protein S15, with product MAITQVRKNELIETHKTHATDTGSPEVQVAILTENIVNLTQHLREHKKDHHSRRGLLKMVGQRRKLLAYLKNNDVRRYSALIEKLGLRR from the coding sequence ATGGCAATTACACAAGTACGTAAAAACGAACTGATTGAGACGCATAAGACACATGCAACTGACACGGGTTCCCCGGAAGTTCAAGTGGCTATCCTGACTGAAAACATCGTTAACTTGACTCAACATTTGCGGGAGCACAAGAAAGATCATCATTCCCGTCGTGGTTTGCTCAAGATGGTAGGTCAGCGCCGTAAGCTGCTTGCATACCTTAAAAACAATGATGTTAGACGTTACAGCGCATTGATCGAAAAACTCGGCCTACGCCGCTAA
- a CDS encoding YlxR family protein, producing the protein MRPRKVPLRKCVACQDMMPKKELIRIVRTPAEEVQIDLKGKQAGRGAYLCGKVSCFKLAKKSKALDRALKQHVGEHIYDQLEQDFIAVEEQFIAGKELISDEAE; encoded by the coding sequence ATGAGACCGAGAAAAGTACCGCTTCGCAAATGCGTCGCTTGTCAGGACATGATGCCGAAGAAGGAACTCATTCGGATTGTGCGGACACCGGCCGAAGAGGTGCAGATTGACCTGAAAGGCAAACAAGCTGGCCGCGGTGCATATTTATGCGGTAAAGTCAGTTGCTTTAAATTAGCGAAGAAATCCAAGGCGCTTGATCGAGCACTGAAACAGCATGTTGGTGAACACATTTACGATCAACTTGAGCAGGATTTTATAGCGGTAGAGGAACAGTTTATTGCTGGTAAGGAGCTGATAAGCGATGAAGCAGAATAA
- the rbfA gene encoding 30S ribosome-binding factor RbfA, with product MAKIRVGRVGEQIKKELSQIIQTELKDPRIGFITVTGVETSSDLSQAKVYLSVLGSEEQKEATLKALASGTGFIRTELGKRMRLRHTPVLLFKFDSSIEYGSRIEALLENINNGNSAR from the coding sequence ATGGCAAAAATCCGAGTAGGACGGGTCGGCGAACAGATTAAAAAAGAGCTGAGCCAAATTATACAAACAGAGCTGAAAGATCCTAGAATCGGATTCATTACTGTAACAGGTGTTGAAACATCGAGTGATCTCTCACAAGCAAAAGTGTATTTAAGCGTGCTTGGCAGCGAAGAGCAGAAGGAAGCGACGCTTAAGGCACTAGCGAGCGGAACAGGATTTATTCGCACAGAGCTTGGCAAGCGCATGCGCCTTCGCCATACACCCGTATTGCTGTTCAAGTTTGACAGCAGTATTGAATATGGCAGCCGCATCGAGGCATTGCTTGAAAACATCAACAATGGGAATTCAGCTCGATGA
- a CDS encoding bifunctional oligoribonuclease/PAP phosphatase NrnA: MINQSSYSMQLDEALAFMKTYDHFLVVSHVQPDGDAISSTVVVGWMLEKLGKSAVLINESELPSRLRFLHQFDSILNYKRDVTQQTFDAIISVDCADFKRIGEVASSFAPDAKLLNIDHHPTNNGFGTVNVIRAEAAATVEILYDLIERAEIALDVNCATAIYTGLLTDTGGFRYSNTSPRVMEIASHLLALGVSGNELADHLLEKMTMAKLKLLQLALNRLTFTDNLEIGWVYIGKDDLRNTGAVPEDLEGIVNYALNVDGVEVGILFKETEDGAVKASMRSAGKANVAAIAQAFGGGGHVRAAGCRIEGSLTTSIEELVEAVRKALI, encoded by the coding sequence ATGATAAATCAAAGCAGCTATTCGATGCAGCTAGATGAAGCGCTGGCGTTCATGAAAACTTACGATCATTTTTTGGTCGTATCGCATGTACAGCCTGACGGTGACGCTATTAGTTCTACTGTTGTCGTAGGCTGGATGCTTGAGAAACTTGGGAAGTCGGCAGTACTGATTAATGAAAGCGAGCTGCCGTCCAGACTTCGTTTCTTGCATCAATTTGATTCCATTCTCAATTACAAGCGCGATGTAACTCAGCAAACATTTGATGCCATTATTTCGGTCGATTGTGCGGATTTCAAACGTATTGGAGAGGTAGCGAGCAGCTTTGCACCAGATGCAAAGCTGCTTAATATCGATCATCATCCAACAAACAATGGATTTGGCACCGTAAATGTTATACGAGCAGAAGCTGCGGCTACTGTTGAAATATTGTATGATTTAATCGAGAGAGCAGAAATCGCATTAGATGTGAACTGTGCAACAGCAATCTACACTGGTTTATTGACCGATACAGGCGGGTTTCGTTATTCCAACACGAGTCCGCGTGTCATGGAGATTGCCTCGCATTTGCTCGCTTTAGGCGTGTCCGGCAATGAGCTCGCTGATCATCTTCTTGAGAAAATGACTATGGCTAAGCTCAAGCTTCTCCAGCTCGCACTCAATCGCCTCACATTTACGGATAACTTAGAGATCGGCTGGGTCTATATTGGCAAAGATGATTTGCGCAATACAGGTGCAGTTCCTGAAGATCTAGAAGGAATCGTGAATTATGCGCTTAATGTGGATGGAGTTGAAGTCGGCATTCTATTTAAAGAAACGGAAGACGGTGCAGTCAAAGCAAGCATGCGTTCAGCAGGCAAAGCCAATGTAGCTGCAATTGCGCAAGCATTCGGTGGTGGCGGTCATGTGCGTGCAGCAGGATGCCGGATTGAAGGTTCTTTAACGACCTCGATTGAAGAGCTAGTGGAAGCAGTCAGAAAGGCGTTGATTTAA
- the infB gene encoding translation initiation factor IF-2, whose protein sequence is MDNKQDSKDNKDKLRVYEYAKSLNMSSKEIITILKRLDLPVNNHMSVMENEMVNKVEGFFRNIKQNAAAKRAQETTNVTVSSAQPTANKPQSQQPQQQEKKPQPVQENKNTNQDRQGPMNSINTKPQTTQQQSEQRPAGQQTSRPASQSSSNRPSQGSSNSSRPSQGQGGQGNRPAGSNAGSSRPSQGQGGQSSRPASSGQSRPSQGGQSNTGSRPSAPRSDASSRPASSGQSRFDSKPAQGQARGNDNRNARPGQKRFEDGKPGGFRGNNGRGGQKGRGGKFQQQPPREKIDNTPKKIIVRGTMTVGELAKLLHKDASEVIKKLIFLGVMATINQEIDMDAIHLIATDYGVEVEVKIPVEEDSFETVEETDEDENLVTRPPVVTIMGHVDHGKTTLLDAIRKTNVTGGEAGGITQHIGAYQVEINHKKITFLDTPGHEAFTLMRARGAQVTDITIIVVAADDGIMPQTVEAINHAKAAGVPIIVAVNKIDKPEANTEKIKQEMTEYELVPEEWGGDTIFVEVSAKQRIGLEGLLEMILLVAEMNDYKANPNKRARATVIEAELDKGKGPVARILVQHGTLKIGDAFVAGNCFGRIRAMVNDKGRRLKEAGPSTPVEITGLTEVPLAGDPFMVFEDERKARDIADRRSIKQRQSDMGANTRVTLDDLYNHIKDGEIKDLNVIIKSDVQGSSEALKGSLAKIEIEGVRVKIIHSGVGAITESDIILASASNAIVIGFNVRPDPQAEATIAQEKVDVRMHRVIYNVIDEIEQAMKGMLDPIYKEVVIGHAEVRNVFKVTKVGAIAGCMITDGKISRNAEARLVRSGIVVFTGKIESLKRFKDDAKEVAAGYECGITLDRFNDVREGDIIEAFVMESVER, encoded by the coding sequence TTGGACAATAAACAAGACAGCAAGGACAATAAAGATAAGCTGCGCGTTTACGAGTATGCCAAGTCACTTAATATGAGCAGCAAAGAAATCATAACGATTCTAAAAAGACTTGATTTGCCAGTCAATAACCATATGAGTGTCATGGAAAACGAAATGGTAAATAAGGTTGAAGGTTTTTTCCGCAATATTAAACAAAATGCAGCTGCAAAGCGCGCGCAAGAAACAACAAATGTAACGGTTTCTTCCGCTCAACCTACTGCCAACAAGCCGCAATCGCAGCAGCCGCAGCAGCAGGAGAAGAAGCCGCAGCCAGTACAAGAAAATAAAAATACGAATCAAGACAGACAGGGGCCTATGAATTCTATTAATACGAAACCACAAACAACCCAACAGCAGTCAGAACAAAGACCAGCAGGACAACAAACAAGTCGTCCAGCATCACAATCAAGCAGCAACCGTCCTTCACAAGGCAGTTCTAATTCGAGCCGTCCAAGCCAAGGACAAGGCGGACAAGGTAATCGCCCAGCGGGTTCTAACGCGGGTTCAAGCCGTCCATCACAAGGTCAAGGCGGTCAAAGCAGTCGTCCAGCATCATCTGGACAAAGCCGTCCTTCACAAGGCGGACAAAGCAATACAGGCAGCCGTCCAAGCGCTCCGCGTTCAGACGCAAGCAGCCGTCCAGCATCATCAGGCCAAAGTCGTTTCGACTCTAAGCCAGCACAAGGACAAGCGCGCGGTAACGACAACAGAAACGCAAGACCTGGCCAAAAGAGATTTGAAGACGGCAAACCAGGCGGCTTCAGAGGCAACAATGGCCGTGGTGGTCAAAAAGGGCGCGGCGGCAAGTTCCAACAACAACCGCCACGCGAGAAAATTGACAATACGCCAAAGAAAATTATTGTACGCGGTACAATGACTGTTGGCGAATTGGCAAAATTACTGCATAAGGATGCATCAGAAGTTATTAAAAAACTGATTTTCCTTGGCGTAATGGCTACGATCAACCAAGAAATCGATATGGATGCGATTCATTTGATCGCAACAGACTACGGGGTAGAGGTTGAAGTGAAAATTCCTGTTGAGGAAGATTCCTTCGAAACCGTAGAAGAAACAGACGAAGATGAAAATTTGGTAACACGTCCACCGGTTGTGACTATTATGGGTCACGTTGACCACGGTAAAACAACTTTGCTTGATGCCATTCGCAAAACGAATGTAACTGGCGGAGAAGCCGGCGGAATTACACAGCACATCGGTGCTTACCAAGTTGAAATTAACCATAAAAAAATTACGTTCCTCGATACACCTGGTCACGAAGCGTTTACGCTTATGCGTGCACGCGGTGCGCAGGTTACGGACATTACGATCATCGTAGTAGCAGCTGATGACGGCATCATGCCGCAAACTGTTGAAGCCATCAACCATGCAAAAGCAGCTGGCGTTCCTATTATCGTAGCGGTTAACAAAATCGATAAACCAGAAGCGAATACAGAGAAAATCAAACAAGAAATGACTGAATATGAACTCGTTCCGGAAGAGTGGGGCGGCGACACTATTTTCGTCGAAGTTTCCGCTAAACAAAGAATTGGTCTTGAAGGCCTTCTTGAAATGATTTTGCTCGTTGCTGAGATGAATGACTACAAAGCTAACCCGAACAAACGCGCTCGCGCTACTGTTATCGAAGCTGAGCTTGATAAAGGTAAAGGTCCTGTTGCACGTATTCTCGTTCAACACGGCACTTTGAAAATTGGGGATGCTTTTGTTGCAGGTAACTGCTTCGGCCGTATTAGAGCAATGGTTAATGATAAAGGCCGTCGCTTAAAAGAAGCAGGTCCTTCTACGCCAGTAGAAATTACTGGTCTAACAGAAGTTCCATTAGCGGGAGATCCGTTCATGGTATTTGAAGATGAGCGCAAAGCCCGTGATATTGCTGATCGTCGTTCCATTAAACAGCGTCAATCGGATATGGGTGCGAATACACGCGTAACGCTTGATGATCTGTATAACCATATCAAAGATGGTGAAATTAAAGACCTGAACGTTATTATCAAATCCGACGTTCAAGGTTCTTCCGAAGCACTTAAAGGCTCGCTCGCAAAAATTGAAATCGAAGGCGTTCGCGTAAAAATCATCCACAGCGGTGTTGGCGCGATTACAGAATCGGATATCATTTTGGCGTCAGCTTCCAATGCTATCGTAATCGGATTTAACGTTCGTCCTGATCCACAAGCAGAAGCAACGATTGCACAAGAAAAGGTTGACGTTCGTATGCACCGCGTCATCTACAACGTAATCGATGAGATTGAACAAGCAATGAAAGGCATGCTTGATCCAATCTACAAAGAGGTTGTTATTGGCCACGCTGAAGTTCGTAACGTATTTAAAGTGACTAAAGTTGGCGCAATTGCAGGTTGTATGATTACTGACGGTAAAATTTCTCGTAACGCTGAAGCACGTTTGGTTCGTAGCGGTATCGTTGTCTTCACAGGCAAAATTGAATCCCTAAAACGTTTCAAAGACGATGCTAAAGAAGTTGCAGCAGGTTATGAGTGTGGTATCACGCTTGATCGTTTCAACGATGTTCGTGAAGGCGATATTATCGAAGCGTTTGTCATGGAATCAGTAGAGAGGTGA
- the truB gene encoding tRNA pseudouridine(55) synthase TruB — MDGILAVWKPEGWTSHDVVAKVRRVLKMKRIGHTGTLDPMVTGVLPLCLGRATRVVEYVQERPKSYEAVLQLGIATDTEDITGTVIARQSPISVTEEDVRHTLSQFIGEIDQVPPMYSAVKVDGKRLYELAREGKTVERKSRKVTIHQIDLIDTQLDLDLPQISFSVVCSKGTYIRTLCVDIGKALGVPATMAHLTRTMSGGITKESCLTLEQIEQLQQSGELSGHIISADEAVTHLDRVTIPESFGKLALQGQKVSLSHSIEHAALTLDGQLIRLYNDQSSFLGIFQIDLNANVFKPIKVFSA; from the coding sequence ATGGACGGCATTTTGGCAGTTTGGAAGCCTGAAGGCTGGACTTCTCATGATGTGGTTGCAAAAGTACGCCGAGTGCTGAAGATGAAGCGAATTGGTCATACAGGAACGCTTGATCCTATGGTAACGGGTGTATTGCCGCTATGTCTTGGGCGTGCAACGAGAGTAGTCGAATATGTGCAAGAGCGGCCTAAGTCATATGAAGCTGTATTGCAGCTTGGAATTGCAACAGATACAGAGGACATAACGGGTACAGTTATTGCGCGGCAATCGCCAATATCGGTTACAGAAGAAGATGTTCGCCATACACTGTCGCAATTTATAGGCGAGATCGATCAAGTTCCTCCCATGTATTCCGCTGTCAAAGTTGATGGCAAGCGATTGTACGAGTTAGCTAGAGAAGGAAAGACCGTTGAGCGGAAATCGAGAAAAGTAACGATTCATCAAATAGATCTCATTGACACTCAGCTCGATCTTGATCTGCCTCAGATTTCGTTTTCTGTCGTTTGTTCAAAAGGTACATACATTCGCACGTTATGTGTGGACATCGGCAAAGCGCTAGGTGTTCCTGCTACGATGGCCCATTTGACTCGAACGATGTCAGGCGGTATTACAAAGGAAAGCTGCTTGACGCTTGAGCAAATCGAGCAATTGCAGCAATCCGGTGAATTAAGCGGACATATCATTTCCGCCGATGAAGCCGTTACACATTTGGATCGTGTGACGATTCCAGAATCGTTTGGGAAACTTGCACTGCAAGGACAGAAAGTTAGTCTCAGCCATTCCATCGAACATGCAGCATTGACTTTAGATGGACAGCTTATACGTCTTTATAATGATCAAAGCTCGTTTCTAGGTATTTTTCAGATTGATTTGAATGCAAATGTTTTCAAGCCAATCAAAGTGTTTTCAGCTTAG
- the nusA gene encoding transcription termination factor NusA, whose protein sequence is MSMDFIEALQEIERDKGITKDVLLEAIEAALISSYKRNFNTAQNVRVDINRHTGVIKVYARKTVVDEVLDPRLEITVEASREINPHYQLDDIADIEVTPRDFGRIAAQTAKQVVTQRIREAERGLIYNAFIDKEEDIVNGIVQRQDVRNLFVDLGKVEAVLPLTELMPTDKFKHGDRVKSYITKVENTTKGPQIILSRTHPGLLKRLFELEVPEIYDGVVEIRSVAREAGFRSKIAVHSRNSEVDPVGSCVGQKGLRVQTIVNELKGEKIDIVRWSESVDEYVANALSPSKVLEVIVFEQEKMARVIVPDYQLSLAIGIKGQNARLAAKLTGWKIDIKSETQAEQEYGRPKSMTTVMHQDSVSID, encoded by the coding sequence ATGAGTATGGATTTTATTGAAGCACTACAAGAAATAGAAAGAGACAAAGGGATTACCAAGGATGTGCTCCTTGAAGCCATTGAGGCTGCTCTTATCTCCAGCTACAAAAGAAATTTTAATACCGCTCAAAATGTACGCGTCGATATCAACCGTCATACTGGTGTTATCAAAGTATACGCCCGCAAGACTGTAGTTGATGAAGTACTAGATCCGCGTCTGGAAATTACAGTGGAGGCTTCAAGAGAAATCAATCCTCATTATCAGCTTGACGATATTGCGGATATTGAAGTTACGCCGCGTGATTTCGGACGTATCGCTGCTCAAACAGCGAAGCAGGTTGTTACTCAGCGTATTCGTGAGGCTGAGCGCGGACTGATTTATAATGCTTTTATCGATAAAGAGGAAGATATCGTTAACGGTATCGTTCAACGTCAGGATGTTCGCAATTTATTTGTGGATCTAGGCAAGGTTGAGGCTGTATTGCCTTTGACTGAGCTTATGCCAACTGATAAGTTTAAGCATGGTGACCGCGTGAAGTCGTATATCACGAAAGTTGAGAACACGACTAAAGGTCCTCAAATCATTTTATCCCGCACGCATCCTGGCCTTTTAAAACGTTTGTTCGAGCTTGAAGTGCCTGAGATCTATGACGGAGTAGTAGAAATTCGTTCGGTTGCTCGTGAAGCTGGCTTCCGTTCAAAGATTGCGGTTCATTCCCGTAACTCCGAGGTTGATCCAGTCGGTTCATGTGTTGGCCAAAAAGGACTGCGCGTTCAGACGATCGTAAACGAGCTTAAAGGTGAAAAAATCGATATCGTTCGTTGGTCTGAAAGCGTGGATGAATATGTTGCGAATGCACTTAGCCCTTCAAAGGTGCTAGAGGTTATCGTATTCGAACAAGAGAAGATGGCCAGAGTAATCGTGCCGGATTACCAACTATCGCTTGCGATCGGTATTAAAGGTCAGAATGCAAGGCTTGCTGCCAAGCTGACTGGCTGGAAAATCGATATCAAGAGCGAAACGCAGGCAGAGCAGGAGTATGGACGTCCGAAATCAATGACTACGGTCATGCATCAGGATTCAGTTTCCATCGACTAA